Proteins from a genomic interval of Hydrogenophaga sp. PAMC20947:
- a CDS encoding ferrous iron transporter B translates to MSAATIDTSGLAQRRLALLGNPNCGKTALFNRLTGSQQKVANYAGVTVELKRGLMKTAAGRSVTVIDLPGTYSLNASSQDETVACEMVLGQSLREKAPDLTAVVLDATRLRRGLRLVAALKRLGVPMVVLINMMDRVRAQGRDLDAARFQAALGVPVVEVTGISAQGTDALRQLLDRADIWSQTRPETPVAQHSAEVVRADDAQAQSWLQAAGQDQPMSAHEWSRRLDTLLLQPLTGVLVLLVLLFLIFQAVFAWAAWPMGLIESVTSWVGEGVDAWLPAGLLKSLLIDGVIAGVGGVVIFLPQILILFFFILVMEESGYLPRAALLLDRLMGSLGLSGRAFIPLLSSFACAIPGIMAARTISDRRTKWVTVFIAPLMTCSARLPVYTLLIGAFIPAKTVLGMNLPGLVMFGLYVLGIVSAIAVAWVLKLWRGAGEPVQLMMELPDYHLPRVKDLAIGLWQRASIFLRNVGGIILSLTVILWFLSTFPQAPVSFAGSPIEYSFAGRIGQALAGFFAPIGFNWQIVVALIPGLAAREVMVAALGTVYALSQTGDEVGAALGPLIAQDWSLATGLSLLIWFVFAPQCLATLAVVRKEMGGWAMPVGMAAFLFGLAYAASWVTYRLALNLGGF, encoded by the coding sequence ATGAGCGCCGCCACCATCGATACCAGCGGGCTGGCCCAGCGGCGGCTAGCCTTGCTGGGCAACCCCAACTGCGGCAAAACCGCGCTGTTCAACCGCCTGACGGGCAGCCAGCAAAAGGTGGCCAACTACGCCGGTGTCACGGTAGAGCTCAAGCGCGGTCTGATGAAGACCGCTGCAGGCCGTTCGGTCACGGTGATCGATTTGCCGGGCACCTACAGCCTCAATGCCAGCAGCCAGGACGAGACCGTGGCCTGCGAGATGGTGCTGGGCCAGAGCCTGCGCGAGAAAGCGCCAGACCTCACCGCCGTGGTGCTGGACGCCACGCGTTTGCGCCGCGGCTTGCGTCTGGTGGCCGCGCTGAAGCGCCTGGGTGTGCCGATGGTGGTCTTGATCAACATGATGGACCGTGTGCGAGCCCAGGGCCGTGATCTCGATGCGGCACGTTTTCAGGCTGCTCTGGGTGTTCCCGTGGTGGAAGTGACCGGCATTTCTGCGCAGGGCACGGACGCGCTGCGGCAACTGCTGGACCGTGCAGACATCTGGTCGCAAACGCGGCCCGAAACCCCAGTGGCGCAGCACAGCGCCGAGGTGGTCAGGGCCGACGATGCCCAGGCTCAAAGCTGGTTACAGGCTGCAGGCCAGGACCAGCCCATGTCGGCCCACGAGTGGTCGCGCCGTCTGGACACTTTGCTGCTGCAGCCGCTCACGGGTGTGCTGGTGTTGCTGGTCTTGTTGTTCCTGATCTTTCAGGCAGTGTTTGCCTGGGCAGCATGGCCCATGGGCCTGATCGAAAGTGTGACCAGCTGGGTCGGCGAGGGGGTAGACGCATGGTTGCCAGCGGGCTTGCTCAAGAGCCTGCTGATCGACGGGGTGATCGCGGGTGTGGGCGGGGTGGTGATCTTTCTGCCCCAGATCCTGATTCTGTTTTTCTTCATTCTGGTGATGGAAGAGTCGGGTTATCTGCCGCGCGCCGCGCTCTTGCTCGACCGGTTGATGGGCAGCCTGGGTTTGTCCGGGCGCGCGTTCATCCCGCTGCTCTCCAGCTTTGCCTGCGCCATTCCCGGCATCATGGCCGCGCGCACAATCTCAGACCGGCGCACCAAGTGGGTCACGGTGTTCATTGCGCCGCTCATGACCTGTTCGGCCCGTTTGCCGGTTTACACCTTGCTGATCGGTGCTTTCATACCGGCCAAAACAGTTCTCGGCATGAACCTGCCGGGGTTGGTGATGTTTGGCCTGTATGTGCTGGGCATTGTTTCCGCCATTGCCGTGGCCTGGGTGCTCAAACTGTGGCGGGGTGCCGGCGAGCCGGTGCAACTGATGATGGAGTTGCCCGACTACCACCTGCCACGCGTGAAAGACCTGGCCATTGGCCTGTGGCAGCGCGCCAGCATCTTCCTGCGCAATGTGGGCGGCATCATCCTGTCGCTGACCGTGATCTTGTGGTTTCTCTCCACCTTTCCGCAAGCGCCTGTGAGCTTCGCAGGAAGCCCCATCGAATACAGCTTTGCCGGCCGCATCGGGCAGGCGCTGGCAGGCTTTTTTGCCCCCATCGGATTCAATTGGCAGATTGTGGTGGCGCTGATCCCGGGGCTGGCCGCGCGCGAGGTCATGGTGGCCGCGCTCGGCACGGTTTACGCCTTGTCGCAAACGGGCGATGAGGTGGGCGCCGCGCTCGGTCCACTGATTGCGCAGGATTGGTCTTTGGCCACCGGCCTGTCGCTGTTGATCTGGTTTGTGTTTGCACCGCAGTGCCTGGCCACGTTGGCCGTGGTGCGCAAGGAAATGGGCGGGTGGGCCATGCCGGTCGGCATGGCGGCGTTCCTG
- a CDS encoding FeoA family protein, with translation MNQAPVRQWHRISVNSAHHPRLLELGFLPLENVCVLQRSWFKTGALVVQVGDAVFGLRPDEASQIEVHAHTEMLGSLSAA, from the coding sequence TTGAATCAAGCCCCTGTGCGCCAATGGCACCGCATATCGGTCAACAGCGCCCACCACCCCCGCCTGCTGGAGCTGGGATTCTTGCCGCTGGAAAACGTGTGTGTGCTGCAGCGCAGCTGGTTCAAGACCGGGGCGCTGGTGGTGCAGGTGGGGGATGCGGTGTTTGGCCTGCGGCCCGATGAGGCCAGTCAGATTGAAGTGCACGCGCACACCGAAATGCTGGGCAGCTTGAGCGCAGCATGA
- a CDS encoding HPP family protein, whose amino-acid sequence MPIAHFANWLRSFYPAPLTAGPRDLWLGSLGAGLGLLITEWISHQALGSANPWFIAPMGASAVLLFAVPASPLAQPWSIVGGNVIAAAVGITCVQWLGSSGPVAALAAAVAIALMFALRCLHPPGGAVALTAVLGGPAIHDLGYSFVLWPVAADSVLMLLLALLFNNLAGRRYPHHGSARARPHDTRDRLPTQRAGPTAEDLDAALASFGEMLDIDRDDLEDLVMRTQLATRQRQWQAVRCTDIMSHDVITVSPTDSVDEAWRLLAHHKVKALPVAAPDGPLVGIVSLHDFFIGQSAPIPNQLPRMSTARRVEDIMTRRVRSARPEQSIAALVKGFSDGGLHHMPVVNADNEVVGMVTQSDLIAALFMRSPT is encoded by the coding sequence ATGCCCATCGCCCACTTCGCCAACTGGCTGCGCTCGTTCTACCCCGCTCCGCTCACCGCCGGCCCACGCGATCTCTGGCTGGGCAGCCTGGGCGCGGGACTGGGCCTCTTGATCACCGAATGGATCAGCCACCAGGCCCTGGGTTCGGCCAACCCCTGGTTCATCGCGCCCATGGGGGCCTCGGCCGTGTTGCTGTTTGCCGTGCCGGCCAGTCCGTTGGCGCAGCCATGGTCCATCGTCGGCGGCAACGTGATTGCCGCAGCGGTGGGCATCACCTGCGTGCAATGGCTGGGCAGCAGTGGCCCCGTCGCAGCCTTGGCGGCCGCGGTCGCCATTGCCCTGATGTTCGCGTTGCGCTGCCTGCACCCGCCCGGCGGCGCTGTCGCCCTCACCGCCGTTTTGGGTGGCCCAGCAATTCACGATCTAGGCTACAGCTTTGTGTTGTGGCCAGTGGCCGCTGATTCGGTTTTGATGTTGTTGCTGGCGCTGTTGTTCAACAACCTCGCAGGCCGGCGCTACCCCCACCACGGAAGCGCCCGCGCCAGGCCCCACGACACCCGCGACCGCTTGCCCACCCAGCGTGCAGGCCCGACGGCCGAAGACCTTGATGCAGCGCTGGCCTCTTTCGGCGAAATGCTGGACATCGACCGGGATGACCTGGAAGACCTGGTGATGCGCACCCAACTCGCCACACGCCAGCGGCAGTGGCAAGCCGTGCGCTGCACCGACATCATGTCCCATGATGTGATCACAGTGAGCCCGACCGATTCGGTGGACGAAGCCTGGCGGCTGCTGGCGCACCACAAGGTCAAGGCCTTGCCCGTGGCCGCGCCCGACGGGCCGCTGGTGGGCATCGTCTCGCTGCACGATTTTTTCATCGGCCAGAGCGCACCCATACCCAATCAGTTGCCACGCATGAGCACAGCCCGCCGGGTCGAAGACATCATGACGCGCCGCGTTCGCTCAGCCCGCCCCGAGCAGTCCATCGCAGCGCTGGTGAAAGGCTTTTCCGATGGCGGCTTGCACCACATGCCGGTGGTCAATGCCGACAATGAGGTGGTCGGCATGGTGACGCAGTCGGATCTGATCGCGGCGCTCTTCATGCGCAGCCCGACCTGA
- a CDS encoding ATP-dependent DNA helicase has protein sequence MTSKSPTPDTDTRTDAAQPLPGAAAHSAVAVRALCEFSAKAGDLDLRFTPSPSGAEGVAGHSTVTARRPAGYQRELPLSARFEELTVTGRADGFDPEAKRVEEIKTHRGDEGAIPPNHRALHWAQARVYGWMLCQQLSLEKIDVALVYFNIDTAEETLLTETQTAADLRVFFENLCQRYIVWAREQTAHRLQRDAALRELPFPFPDFRPGQRHLTETVYRAQGRAKAGERILMAQAPTGIGKTMATLFGALKATPAQGTDKVFYLTAKTPGRQLALDALKRLNTAGHLRVLERVARDKACEHPDKACHGASCPLAQGFYDRLPEARSNAARIAWMDKATLRDTALAHSVCPYYLGQEMVRWSDVLVGDFNHYFDHGAAWHALTEANEWRVSLLIDEAHNLIERARLMHSAAMAPGAFQSLRQSAPPGLKKALDALHRRWGKLAREHTEAYEVLPELPSEWVECLQATCTAIGEHFVQHPFDATGALQNWWFEALHFLRVAESFGEHSLCDVSRDAWDNPRSNQPGHPTLSLRCVIPAPLLQDHWATAHSATLFSATLAPMDYVADLLGLPEDTTRLEVPSPFSPEQLQVRVAPHISTRWSHRQASLTPMADVMAEQFEAEPGNYLAFFSSFDYLQQALDRLQERHRFVPTWAQSRGMTEPDREAFINRFTEESQGIGFAVLGGAFGEGIDLPGHRLIGAFIATLGLPQLNPVNEQMRARLQQRFGRGYDYAYLYPGLQKVVQAAGRVIRSETDHGTVWLMDDRFGKAEVKRLLPAWWARS, from the coding sequence TTGACCTCCAAAAGCCCGACACCCGATACCGATACCCGCACCGACGCTGCGCAGCCCCTGCCCGGAGCCGCCGCGCACAGCGCCGTGGCCGTGCGCGCGCTGTGCGAATTCAGCGCGAAAGCCGGGGATCTGGACCTGCGCTTCACCCCCTCGCCCAGCGGCGCCGAAGGCGTGGCCGGCCACAGCACCGTCACCGCGCGCCGCCCCGCTGGCTACCAGCGCGAGCTCCCCTTAAGCGCGCGCTTCGAAGAACTCACCGTCACCGGCCGCGCCGACGGCTTCGACCCCGAAGCCAAACGTGTCGAAGAAATCAAGACCCACCGGGGCGATGAAGGCGCGATCCCACCCAACCACCGTGCCCTGCACTGGGCACAGGCGCGGGTGTACGGCTGGATGCTGTGCCAACAACTGTCCCTCGAGAAAATCGATGTCGCACTGGTGTACTTCAACATCGACACCGCTGAGGAAACCCTGCTCACCGAGACGCAGACCGCCGCCGACTTGCGCGTGTTTTTCGAGAACCTCTGTCAGCGCTACATCGTCTGGGCGCGCGAGCAAACCGCCCACCGCCTGCAACGCGACGCTGCGCTGCGCGAATTGCCCTTCCCTTTTCCCGATTTCCGCCCTGGCCAGCGCCACCTCACTGAGACCGTGTACCGCGCCCAAGGCCGCGCGAAAGCGGGCGAGCGCATCCTGATGGCGCAGGCCCCCACGGGCATTGGCAAAACCATGGCCACATTGTTCGGCGCGCTGAAAGCCACACCCGCGCAGGGCACTGACAAGGTTTTCTATCTGACCGCCAAAACCCCCGGCCGCCAGCTCGCGCTCGACGCACTGAAGCGCCTGAATACCGCAGGCCACTTGCGCGTGCTCGAGCGCGTGGCGCGCGACAAGGCTTGCGAACACCCCGACAAAGCCTGCCACGGCGCCTCGTGCCCGCTGGCCCAAGGCTTCTACGACCGCCTGCCCGAAGCCCGCTCCAACGCGGCCAGGATCGCGTGGATGGACAAAGCCACGCTGCGCGACACGGCGCTGGCACACAGCGTCTGCCCGTATTACCTGGGCCAGGAAATGGTGCGCTGGAGCGATGTATTGGTGGGTGATTTCAACCACTACTTTGACCACGGTGCCGCGTGGCACGCGCTGACTGAGGCCAACGAGTGGCGCGTCAGCCTGCTGATCGATGAAGCCCACAACCTGATCGAGCGCGCCCGCCTCATGCACAGCGCAGCCATGGCACCCGGCGCTTTTCAGTCGCTGCGCCAGAGCGCCCCTCCCGGTTTGAAAAAGGCGCTGGACGCCTTGCACCGCCGATGGGGCAAGCTCGCACGCGAACACACCGAAGCCTATGAGGTGTTGCCCGAGCTGCCCAGTGAATGGGTCGAATGCCTGCAAGCCACCTGTACCGCCATCGGCGAGCACTTTGTGCAGCACCCGTTTGATGCCACCGGCGCGCTGCAGAACTGGTGGTTCGAAGCCTTGCACTTTCTGCGCGTGGCCGAGAGCTTTGGCGAGCACAGCCTGTGCGATGTGTCGCGCGACGCCTGGGACAACCCCAGGTCCAACCAACCCGGCCACCCCACCCTCAGCCTGCGTTGCGTTATTCCCGCGCCGCTGCTGCAAGACCACTGGGCCACAGCCCACAGCGCCACCCTGTTCTCCGCCACCCTGGCGCCCATGGATTACGTGGCCGATCTGCTTGGCCTGCCCGAAGACACCACCCGCCTCGAAGTGCCCTCACCGTTTTCACCTGAGCAACTGCAGGTGCGCGTAGCGCCCCACATCTCCACCCGCTGGAGCCACCGTCAAGCTTCACTCACGCCCATGGCCGACGTAATGGCTGAGCAATTCGAGGCCGAACCCGGCAACTACCTCGCCTTTTTCAGCAGCTTCGACTACCTGCAACAAGCACTCGACCGCCTGCAGGAACGCCACCGCTTCGTGCCCACCTGGGCCCAATCCCGTGGCATGACCGAGCCCGACCGCGAAGCCTTCATCAACCGCTTCACCGAAGAAAGCCAAGGCATCGGTTTTGCCGTGTTGGGCGGCGCCTTCGGCGAAGGCATCGACCTCCCCGGCCACCGCCTCATCGGCGCCTTCATCGCCACACTGGGCCTGCCGCAGTTGAACCCGGTCAACGAACAAATGCGCGCCAGATTGCAGCAACGTTTCGGCCGGGGCTACGACTACGCCTACCTCTACCCAGGCCTGCAAAAAGTGGTGCAAGCCGCCGGCCGTGTGATCCGCAGCGAAACCGATCACGGCACGGTGTGGTTGATGGACGACCGGTTTGGGAAAGCGGAAGTGAAGCGCTTGCTGCCGGCCTGGTGGGCGCGCAGTTAG
- a CDS encoding DUF1801 domain-containing protein: MIEQSSRQATIAAPPRPQTVHTLLTPCLDLSCAATVAGSVRCWFVDPQPGNSYTGAMTPFQSQAVAAKFASYPPEAREALLALREIAWETARSMPEVGGIEETLKWGEPAYGTKSKVGSTVRMDWKTRAPGSYALYFNCQTDLVETFRTLFPNDFVFEGNRALVFRLGETIPADSVAFCMAAAFSYHLNKKKQRSSAPRRSGR; encoded by the coding sequence TTGATCGAACAATCGAGCAGGCAAGCAACCATTGCCGCACCGCCGCGTCCCCAGACTGTTCATACGTTGCTCACTCCGTGCCTCGATCTCTCTTGCGCAGCAACGGTGGCTGGAAGTGTTCGATGCTGGTTTGTTGATCCCCAGCCGGGCAATTCCTATACTGGCGCGATGACCCCATTCCAGTCACAAGCGGTCGCCGCAAAATTCGCCTCATACCCGCCTGAAGCCAGGGAAGCGCTGCTGGCTTTGCGGGAGATCGCGTGGGAGACGGCCCGGTCAATGCCTGAGGTGGGCGGGATCGAGGAAACGCTGAAATGGGGCGAGCCCGCGTATGGCACAAAAAGCAAAGTGGGCAGCACGGTCCGGATGGATTGGAAGACCAGGGCGCCAGGCAGTTATGCGCTGTACTTCAACTGCCAGACCGACCTGGTCGAAACCTTCAGAACCCTCTTCCCCAACGATTTTGTTTTTGAGGGCAACCGTGCGCTGGTGTTCAGGTTGGGTGAGACCATTCCTGCCGACTCGGTGGCGTTCTGCATGGCGGCGGCGTTCTCCTACCACTTGAACAAAAAGAAGCAACGGAGCAGCGCGCCTAGGCGGTCAGGCCGCTAA
- a CDS encoding Lrp/AsnC family transcriptional regulator: protein MDELDHQLISLLRSNARLSVADLAHKLKVSRGTVTNRLRKLEDTQVIVGYTVRLKPEAEPERIRAWMGVMVEGNTTRQVIASLLGEPGVSTLHDTNGRWDLLAELEASSMSELSSVLERVRLISGIRNTETSIHLATYR from the coding sequence ATGGACGAACTCGACCACCAACTCATCAGCCTGCTCCGCAGCAATGCCCGCCTCTCTGTAGCCGATCTGGCCCACAAGCTCAAGGTCTCACGCGGCACGGTCACCAACCGCCTGCGCAAGCTCGAAGACACTCAGGTCATCGTGGGCTACACCGTGCGCCTCAAGCCCGAGGCCGAGCCCGAGCGCATTCGCGCCTGGATGGGGGTGATGGTCGAGGGCAATACCACTCGGCAGGTGATCGCGAGCTTGCTGGGTGAGCCGGGCGTTTCAACGCTGCACGACACCAATGGCCGTTGGGATTTGCTGGCAGAGCTGGAGGCGAGCTCGATGTCGGAGTTGTCGAGTGTGCTGGAGCGGGTGCGGTTGATCAGCGGGATTCGGAACACGGAGACGAGTATCCATTTGGCGACTTACCGGTAG
- a CDS encoding ornithine cyclodeaminase, producing the protein MKHHDLNQFIDHGTLYLSAPEAAELVRRKGLANCLSAIAANIDADFQRWADFDKTARVANHSQHGVIELMPVSDDHRYAFKYVNGHPSNTRVGMSTVMAFGVYADVDTGAPMLLSELTLTTALRTAAMSALAAKNLARPNSRVMALIGNGAQSEFQALAFKHLVGITEVRLFDVDPQATAKLVANLQGHDLTVTVCASTAEAVRGADIVTTVTADKTLATILTPDMIEPGMHLNAVGGDCPGKTELHGDILDTANVFVEYEPQSRVEGEIQHKPADFKVTELWQVLRGEQPGRRSEQEVTVFDSVGFALEDFSALRFMLTTATELGLGERIELIPQLDDPKNLFGMLARSESQTCAVANGETIAI; encoded by the coding sequence ATGAAACACCACGACCTCAACCAATTCATCGATCACGGCACCCTGTATCTCAGTGCGCCCGAGGCCGCCGAACTGGTGCGCCGCAAGGGGCTGGCCAACTGTCTGTCCGCCATTGCCGCCAACATCGACGCCGATTTCCAGCGTTGGGCCGATTTCGACAAGACTGCGCGCGTGGCCAACCACTCACAGCACGGCGTCATCGAGCTCATGCCCGTGTCCGACGACCACCGCTACGCTTTCAAATATGTCAACGGTCACCCCAGCAACACCCGCGTCGGCATGTCAACAGTGATGGCCTTCGGTGTCTACGCCGACGTGGACACGGGTGCCCCCATGTTGTTGAGCGAACTCACGCTGACCACCGCGCTGCGCACTGCTGCCATGTCGGCACTGGCCGCGAAAAACCTGGCCCGTCCGAACAGCCGTGTGATGGCGCTGATCGGCAACGGAGCGCAGAGCGAGTTCCAGGCGCTGGCATTCAAGCACCTGGTGGGCATCACCGAAGTGCGCCTGTTCGACGTGGACCCGCAGGCGACCGCCAAGCTGGTGGCGAACTTGCAGGGTCATGACCTGACCGTCACCGTCTGCGCCAGCACCGCAGAGGCGGTGCGCGGCGCCGATATTGTCACGACCGTCACCGCCGACAAGACGCTCGCCACGATTCTCACGCCCGACATGATCGAGCCGGGCATGCACCTCAACGCCGTGGGCGGCGACTGCCCGGGCAAGACCGAGCTGCACGGTGACATCCTGGACACGGCGAATGTGTTCGTCGAGTACGAGCCGCAATCGCGCGTCGAAGGCGAGATCCAGCACAAGCCGGCAGATTTCAAAGTGACCGAGCTCTGGCAGGTGCTGCGCGGCGAGCAGCCGGGTCGCCGAAGCGAACAAGAGGTGACGGTATTTGACTCGGTGGGCTTTGCCCTGGAAGACTTTTCCGCACTGCGCTTCATGCTGACCACCGCGACCGAGCTGGGCCTGGGCGAGCGCATCGAACTGATTCCGCAACTGGACGACCCCAAAAACCTGTTTGGCATGCTCGCCAGGTCGGAAAGCCAGACCTGCGCAGTTGCGAACGGTGAGACGATCGCCATTTGA
- a CDS encoding hemolysin family protein: MDIFIIVFLTLLNGAFAMSELALASSRKARLSAMAEAGDKGSITALKLLEDPTQFLSSVQVGITSIGMLNGIVGEAAFSADLAVRLQGWGVAEASASVSATAIVVVVITFITIVFGELVPKRIGQLYPEAVARWVSRPMAFVAKAAGPFVWLLSRTTHGVLKLLRVDANAVQHVTEEEINASLEEGVDAGLIEEHEHQMVRNVFLLDDRQLTSIMVPHSDIEWLDAQETVDSAVQKAWAKGHSWYPVCRDGLDDVVGVIHLPFLLSLQSKGLHDDEIRQHALPAVFVPETLTGMELLEQFRIRSTRIVFVVDEYGVVQGVVTPLDMLQAITGELSPELPLDAWAIPKENGSWLVDGGMPVAELKSRFDIDELPDEDKGRYNTVAGLMQTVSGELLGLQQSVECVGWRFEVLALEGRRIDQVLITPLPPEEPEV, encoded by the coding sequence ATGGATATTTTCATCATTGTTTTTCTGACCCTGCTCAACGGGGCTTTTGCCATGTCGGAGCTGGCGCTGGCGTCCAGCCGCAAGGCGAGGCTGTCAGCCATGGCCGAGGCCGGCGACAAAGGCTCGATCACCGCGCTCAAGTTGCTCGAAGATCCCACGCAGTTTTTGTCGTCTGTACAGGTCGGTATCACCTCTATTGGCATGCTCAATGGCATTGTGGGCGAAGCCGCCTTCAGCGCTGACCTGGCGGTGCGCCTGCAGGGTTGGGGGGTGGCCGAAGCTTCGGCAAGCGTGAGTGCCACGGCCATCGTGGTGGTGGTGATCACCTTCATCACCATCGTGTTTGGTGAGCTGGTGCCCAAGCGCATCGGCCAGCTGTACCCCGAAGCGGTGGCCCGCTGGGTCTCCAGGCCCATGGCCTTTGTGGCCAAGGCAGCGGGTCCGTTTGTCTGGCTGCTCTCGCGCACCACCCACGGGGTCCTGAAGCTGCTGCGCGTCGATGCCAATGCGGTGCAGCATGTGACAGAAGAAGAAATCAACGCCAGCCTGGAAGAGGGCGTGGATGCGGGTCTGATCGAAGAACATGAACACCAGATGGTGCGCAATGTTTTCTTGCTCGATGACCGCCAGCTGACGTCCATCATGGTGCCCCACTCCGATATCGAATGGCTGGACGCTCAGGAAACGGTGGATTCGGCTGTTCAGAAGGCCTGGGCCAAGGGGCACTCGTGGTACCCGGTGTGCCGCGATGGACTCGATGACGTGGTGGGTGTGATTCACCTCCCGTTCCTGTTGTCCCTGCAGTCCAAAGGGCTGCACGACGACGAAATTCGCCAACATGCGCTGCCGGCGGTTTTTGTGCCCGAAACGCTCACCGGCATGGAGCTGCTGGAGCAGTTCCGCATACGCTCCACGCGCATTGTGTTTGTGGTCGACGAATACGGTGTGGTGCAGGGCGTGGTGACGCCGCTGGACATGCTGCAGGCCATCACGGGCGAGCTCTCGCCCGAACTGCCCCTGGACGCCTGGGCGATACCCAAGGAAAACGGCTCATGGCTGGTGGACGGGGGCATGCCCGTGGCCGAGCTCAAGTCGCGTTTTGATATCGATGAATTGCCCGACGAAGACAAAGGCCGCTACAACACGGTGGCCGGCCTGATGCAGACCGTGTCCGGGGAGTTGTTGGGCTTGCAGCAGTCGGTGGAATGCGTGGGCTGGCGCTTTGAGGTGCTGGCCCTGGAAGGTCGCCGCATCGATCAGGTGCTGATCACGCCTTTGCCCCCCGAAGAGCCCGAAGTGTGA
- a CDS encoding symmetrical bis(5'-nucleosyl)-tetraphosphatase codes for MALYMIGDIQGCNEALGRLLDKLDFSRSRDTLYLLGDLVNRGPDSLGVLRRLMDLGDSAQCLLGNHDLHLLAVAHGVRKPHRSDTVDGILAAPDRSSLLDWVRTRSMAIDAQGWLMVHAGVLPAWDKAQTLSLAHEVETALRGPEWGVFLHNMYGNQPDAWRDSLRGAERLRVIVNALTRLRFCSANGVMEFDTKDSAATAPEGFMPWFDVPGRKTLGTPIAFGHWSTLKNAANGQHTLALDTGCVWGGCLTAARLMDGGRTELIQVQCPQARKPGKS; via the coding sequence ATGGCACTTTACATGATCGGCGACATCCAGGGCTGCAACGAAGCCCTCGGTCGCCTGCTCGACAAACTCGATTTTTCCCGCAGCCGCGACACCCTGTACTTGCTGGGTGACCTGGTGAACCGGGGCCCAGACTCACTGGGCGTGCTTCGGCGCCTCATGGACTTGGGCGACTCGGCGCAATGCTTGCTGGGCAACCACGATCTGCACCTGCTGGCGGTGGCGCACGGTGTGCGAAAACCCCACCGCAGCGACACGGTGGACGGTATTCTGGCCGCGCCAGACCGCTCATCGCTGCTTGACTGGGTGCGCACCCGCTCGATGGCCATTGACGCACAAGGTTGGCTGATGGTGCACGCGGGCGTTCTGCCGGCCTGGGACAAGGCACAGACCTTGTCGCTGGCACACGAAGTAGAGACCGCCTTGCGAGGCCCTGAGTGGGGTGTTTTTCTGCACAACATGTACGGCAACCAGCCCGACGCCTGGCGCGACTCGCTGCGTGGCGCCGAGCGCTTGCGCGTGATCGTCAATGCATTGACCCGGCTGCGGTTTTGCTCGGCCAACGGGGTGATGGAATTTGACACCAAAGACAGCGCTGCCACTGCGCCCGAGGGCTTCATGCCCTGGTTTGATGTGCCCGGCCGCAAGACGCTGGGGACACCCATTGCGTTTGGCCATTGGTCCACGCTCAAAAACGCCGCCAACGGCCAACACACCCTGGCCCTGGACACCGGCTGTGTCTGGGGTGGGTGCCTCACAGCCGCTCGATTGATGGACGGTGGTCGCACCGAACTCATTCAGGTGCAATGCCCGCAAGCCCGAAAGCCAGGCAAATCCTAG